Below is a window of Burkholderia cepacia DNA.
ATGCGGGTGCGCATCGCGGAATGCGGGCGAGCACACGGGCGTGACGGATTCCGGAAAGAGCCGCGCGGCCGTGCACGACGGCCAGTGACCGTCGCCGAACAGGATCGCGATGTCGCCGTGGTCACGCTGCGCGTCGTAATCCTGTGACGTGACCACCCGCACGTCGACGTCCGGCATCACGCGCTTCAACCCGGCCAGCCGCGGCATCAGCCAGTAGGTCGCGAAACCGAAATCGGTGACGATCGTGAGCGCGCCGTGTTCGCGGCGCGCGCGCAGCGTCGCGGTCGCGCCGCGCAGCGTGTCGAGGCTCAGCCGCACCGCTTCGTACAGGCACTGGCCGTCGGCCGTCAGCGTGACGCCGCGCGGGCTGCGGTCGAACAACGGCACGCCCAGTTCGGCTTCGAGCTGGTACACCTGCTGGCTCACGGCCGGCTGCGTCGAGCCGAGCTCGCGCGCGGCGGCCGTGAAGCTCGCGAGCCGGGCGGCCGATTCGAACG
It encodes the following:
- a CDS encoding choline sulfate utilization transcriptional regulator codes for the protein MSKSEPLPSMQALRAFESAARLASFTAAARELGSTQPAVSQQVYQLEAELGVPLFDRSPRGVTLTADGQCLYEAVRLSLDTLRGATATLRARREHGALTIVTDFGFATYWLMPRLAGLKRVMPDVDVRVVTSQDYDAQRDHGDIAILFGDGHWPSCTAARLFPESVTPVCSPAFRDAHPHVARADHLLALPLLHVQPTRPERWLSWSGWFDAHGLEPPAAARGVTFNSYALVIHAALLGEGVALGWSPLVDELVASGQLVKLVDAPVVTSRGYFLVRPPQRPEPDATHVFRRWLLDACAPA